A region of the Bacillota bacterium genome:
GCTGACGGGGGAGTCGGATCCGGCCAGAATCGCAAGCAAGTTCATGGAATATGGTGTTAAAACGGTCGGGCTCAAGATGGGGAGCGAAGGTTCATTTGTAAAATCAGGCGACCAGGAGTTTAGAATACCCGCCTACAAAGTGAAGGTTGTCGATGCAACTGGCGCCGGGGACGCGTTTGTTGCAGGGTTTATCGCTGGCGTTGTCAAGGGCTGGGATCTCGAGACTACAGGCCGGTTCGCAAATGCAGTCGGCGCGAGTTGCGTTACGGCTATAGGTGCATCGAGCGGTATTAAGTCCCTACAGGAGACACTTGAGTTTATAAAGACAGCTAGTTTGGCATGAACGTATAAAGCAAGTCCCTTACAAACCAGACAAACCAGGCTACAAACCGAGCATTAATGAAATGAGCGAAGGGGGCCGGTAATCGGCCCCTTGGAATATCATCGGGAGCTTCTAGAGGCTCCTACTGTTTGCTACTGTTTCGTTGCCATATTTCCAACGTTAGGTACATTGGTGGGCGAAGTATATCCCGCCTGGGTTAAACCAGCTTGGAACCCCGCCCTCACGCCCTGGAGAGTCCCCTCGACAAGAGACCTCTCAGCCGCCTCGATCATACGTCTTACCATATGACCACCGACTGCACCACACTGAGCTGCTGGCAAGTTGCCCCAGTAATCGCCCTGGATTAGATTCGTGGGGATATTCAGCTCATTTGCGATTTCATATTTGAACTTGTCGAGCGCGGCTCCTGCTTGTGGCAACATAGCTCGATTTCTCCTGGCCACGTCCTTCACCCCCTTATATTTTTCTAGCTTTAGTTTGCCATGTACGGCTTTCAATAATGTTAGGGAAATGGTGGGTGGGGATGTTTGTATCAGCCAGAAAAGCTAGCAGAAAAGCGAAAAGCAGGGGAGGGAACTCCTGCCTTTCGTGTCTACTCTATCATGTTTTCCATTATATCTATTTTCCTTATATATCTAGAGTGTGCCGACATATCTGACTCACTGAGCCTGAGTTGGGGCGCCTTTCATAAGGCCAGCCTGGAATCCGGCTTTAACGCT
Encoded here:
- a CDS encoding alpha/beta-type small acid-soluble spore protein; the protein is MLPQAGAALDKFKYEIANELNIPTNLIQGDYWGNLPAAQCGAVGGHMVRRMIEAAERSLVEGTLQGVRAGFQAGLTQAGYTSPTNVPNVGNMATKQ